The Dehalococcoides mccartyi CG5 genome contains the following window.
GGCAATACCGGAAAGCAATAACCAGCGTCCAATTACGTAAATAAACCACTCTTTGGAAAACATCTAAACGCCCCTCCTTGAACACCCTTTTTAAGCCTGAACCAAGTGATTAATTATAGCTCTAATTTGAAAAACTTACACTTAATCTCTATCCTGATACTGCGGGCTTTGCTGCCGCATACACCCGTAAATTAGCTTTCATCATTTAGCCAAATCTACCTCATCAGGCACTGTGAATAAGGAGTGGCTGTTAATCACCCGTTGTGTCCGGCTATTTTTGACAAAACCTGTTCTTGCCTATATAGTATTTCGGTAGATACCGAAATACTTTTTGAGAAGTGTAACTGTTGGATAATATGGTATTTAAAGCCCTGTCAGACCCGAACCGAAGGCAGATACTGAAACTTCTCAGTGACGCCCCTTTAAGTGCCGGTGAAATAAGCCGTGAATTTGACTTGGCTCTATCTACTCTGTCAGGTCATTTTAAATTACTCAAAGAAGCCGGCCTTATCAGGGAAGAGAAGAAAGGCAACCATATATTTTACAATCTGAATACGTCAGTAATGGAAGAAACACTAAACCTGATGATGGAAATATTTAAAAAAGACAAACCTCAACTCCACACTATAAAACAGAAAGGGCAATAATGCACATAAACTGGAAAGAACACCGCCTGAGTCTGCTTATTATTTTGGCCATGTTCATAGCAGGGCTGATTACCTGGCCCAATTCCCCGGATTTGCTGCCGGTTCACTGGGGGATTGACGGAACTGTTGACCGCTACGGTGGCAAGTTTGAAGGCCTGCTGCTTATGCCATTGATAAGCCTTGGGATCTTTTTGCTGTTGATATACCTGCCCTACCTTGACCCCCGCAAGGCCAACTACCTGAAGTTTGAAAAAGTATACAGCATGTTTATCCGCCTGATAGTAGCCTTCTTCGGCGGCATTTACACTGTAACCATACTTTATGCTTACGGGGTTGTAGCCAATACCAATACATTTATCATGGTGCTGGTGGGATTGTTGCTGGCACTGCTGGGAAATATGTTCGGCAAACTTCGCCCCACCTGGTTTGTGGGCATACGCACCGCCTGGACTCTTTCCAGTGACCTGTCATGGGATAAAACCCACCGGCTGGGCGGCCGGATATTTGTGGCCGCAGGCTTGCTCATGGCACTGGCCGGTATTACCGGCTTCACCTGGCTGATGATAGCCAGCATGGCCGGCTTGCTTTTGGGTGTGATAGCCTTATTTATTTACTCTTACCTGATATGGAAAAAAGACCCGGACGCCAGATCCAGCCGTTTTTAGGCGGGCTGATATTATTGCCGCCTCAAACTGATTCATATAAAAGACCGGGCAACTTGGGGTAACCATATTACGTATTTGTACGTATTGCTCTTAATATTACGAAGAGTAGAATAAGCAGTAAGTATCCTTAAGGAGTGCAAACATGCCGAAGAACATGAGTAAGGCTGACCGTACTATACGCATCATCCTTGGCATCATTGCTCTAGCACTTGCCGTTTTTATAACCACAGGCGGCTGGTCCATATTACTTTATGTACTGGCGGCAATATTTATTGTAACTTCACTGGTGGGCACCTGCTTGCTTTACATACCCTTTAAGATAAATACCAACAAATAACCCACCAACCTGTCAGGAATTTTCTTTCAGCGAAGACGCCAGCGTTTGCCCCATATTGCGGGCAAGGTTGATTAGTTCAGTGTTGGTTTTTGCATCTCCCTCACGGGCGGCATAGCCGGTCAAAACCACCAATTCATCAGCTTTGATTTTGAAACTGCTATCCAAGTACTGTACCAGAGTGTTCAGGGTATCATCCAGCCCCTGCTCCTCTGCCAGTATAACAACCCCCACAGCTTTAAACTCCAGTGATACATCATGTTTGTAAAGAAAATAATGCCGATCTATAAAAGCTTTCAGCTGAGCAGTTACATTGTAATAGTAGACAGGGGTAGCCACAATAAAGCCATCGGCTTCACTCATCTCTTTAAAAATGGCATCCATATCATCATTCTGAGGGCATTTTTTATATTGGGCACAGTTATCATGCCCCAGACAGGGCTTTATACTTGCCTGAGCAATATCTATCTTACGGGTCTCAATGCCCTCTTTCTCCAGTTCGGAAAGAATCTCATCCAGCAAAAACGCGGTATTCCCCTGAGAACGCGGGCTGCCCATTATGGCCAAAACCTTCATAGTAAACCCCTTTTATAAATGATATATATCATGATACCTTATACTTTATAAACCAACTATACATCTTGACAAATATTTTGCTTCGGCTGATTATTATAGGGCTGGTAGTTTACGAGGTGAATATGTATAGCAATGTAGTTGAACAAGCGTGGCAAAGGTGCGGCGGCAAATGCGAGTGCAAAGACCAATCTCATGCCCACACTTATATACGTTGTAACCGCAAGCTAATTTACGAAAACAAGGATAAACCCCGCATTGACGGCTGGAAGGTAGTTTACCTGACCGGAGTAGCGGCTGATACAGCTGAAAATATCCGCATTTATTGCCATAGCTGTTTTAAACAGGACTGAACCGGAATAGTCTGCCCTGTTTGATACTGAATGCCAAACCTGCAAATACTATATTCTCCCCATGTTTTCCCTAAATTACGTATTAGCACTAATAGCAATCCCGCAGGATATAAAATAAAATATATTTATACAATCCTGTCTTGCAAGGAGACCGTTATGGGACACACCCATGAATGGGTAAAACAGGAGAGCGGGGTTTATAAATGCCTCTGGTGCAGCCGCACTATGGCCAGAGATGACCTGTACCTGTGGCTAACCGGACAACGCAACAGCCTTTCTCAGGCATGGCTGGATTCCCCGGTCCGGGAGGAAATTTTGAACATCCGCAAAGCTGTCCAGACCCGTAACCATGATTAACCGTCTAATAAATACCCGCCCTAAACGGGGTAATTAGCCCAAGTTCAGTGTTGCCTTATCTTGGGATAGGTAACTTTGTATTTTCGCCTCTGCACCTGCCTAAAAGCCCGTTTCAAAATAACTTCTATTGACATATGTTTATTATAGGCTATTATACATACAATGAGTTGTTTATCTGTTATATATCTGAGTGATGTTTATCTGCATATTGGGGAGGTGTAATCTTGATAGAGATATATGAACTTCTGAAACTGGTAGTGGACAAAGATGCTTCAGATTTGCATATCAAGGCCCCCACCTCACCTGTCCTGCGGATAAACGGAGACCTGATACGCCAACCCCAATACCCGCCGATTACCCCGGAAGATGCCGAACAAATTTTCAAGTCCATCACCACCCCTCACCAGCAAGAGGTATTTGCATCTGATAATGAACTGGATTTTGTTTACTCCGTCACCAATCTGGCCCGCTTCAGGGTAAATGTACTCCGCCAGAGAGGCAGTCTAAGTCTGGCCTTCAGGGTGGTACCCTTTGTTATCCGCAATGTAGACGAACTTAACCTGCCCCCCATTCTGAAAAGCCTGATTATCCGCCCCAGAGGGCTATTGCTGGTTACCGGCCCTACCGGTAGCGGCAAATCTACAACTCAGGCTGCCATGATAGAACACCTGAACAACTGCCGCAGATCCAATGTGATTACTATTGAAGACCCCATAGAGTATCTTTTCCATGATAACGAGTGCATTATATCCCAGCGTGAACTTGGGGGAGACACCCGTTCTTTTGCTATAGCTTTGAAACACGCCCTCCGCCATGACCCGAATGTAATTGTAATTGGCGAAATGAGAGATCTGGAAACCATATCCACCGCTATTGCCGCCGCCGAAACAGGCCATTTGGTAATAGGCACACTCCACACCACCGACGCCCCCCAAACAGTAGACCGTTTGATAGATATGTTCCCCCCTTCCCAACAGCAACAAATTCGCCTCCAGCTTTCCCAAGTATTGGAAGCCATTATCTCCCAGACACTTATCCCCCGCATGGATAACAAAGGCCGGGTGGCCGCCTTTGA
Protein-coding sequences here:
- a CDS encoding SdpI family protein; amino-acid sequence: MHINWKEHRLSLLIILAMFIAGLITWPNSPDLLPVHWGIDGTVDRYGGKFEGLLLMPLISLGIFLLLIYLPYLDPRKANYLKFEKVYSMFIRLIVAFFGGIYTVTILYAYGVVANTNTFIMVLVGLLLALLGNMFGKLRPTWFVGIRTAWTLSSDLSWDKTHRLGGRIFVAAGLLMALAGITGFTWLMIASMAGLLLGVIALFIYSYLIWKKDPDARSSRF
- a CDS encoding flavodoxin family protein; the encoded protein is MKVLAIMGSPRSQGNTAFLLDEILSELEKEGIETRKIDIAQASIKPCLGHDNCAQYKKCPQNDDMDAIFKEMSEADGFIVATPVYYYNVTAQLKAFIDRHYFLYKHDVSLEFKAVGVVILAEEQGLDDTLNTLVQYLDSSFKIKADELVVLTGYAAREGDAKTNTELINLARNMGQTLASSLKENS
- a CDS encoding type IV pilus twitching motility protein PilT, whose protein sequence is MIEIYELLKLVVDKDASDLHIKAPTSPVLRINGDLIRQPQYPPITPEDAEQIFKSITTPHQQEVFASDNELDFVYSVTNLARFRVNVLRQRGSLSLAFRVVPFVIRNVDELNLPPILKSLIIRPRGLLLVTGPTGSGKSTTQAAMIEHLNNCRRSNVITIEDPIEYLFHDNECIISQRELGGDTRSFAIALKHALRHDPNVIVIGEMRDLETISTAIAAAETGHLVIGTLHTTDAPQTVDRLIDMFPPSQQQQIRLQLSQVLEAIISQTLIPRMDNKGRVAAFEILIANNAARNLIREGKTFELLTVMQLGKNDGMQTLDNELTRLAKEGIISVENAVLKSSNPERLRKSLSNLGHGA
- a CDS encoding YgaP family membrane protein is translated as MPKNMSKADRTIRIILGIIALALAVFITTGGWSILLYVLAAIFIVTSLVGTCLLYIPFKINTNK
- a CDS encoding autorepressor SdpR family transcription factor, which codes for MVFKALSDPNRRQILKLLSDAPLSAGEISREFDLALSTLSGHFKLLKEAGLIREEKKGNHIFYNLNTSVMEETLNLMMEIFKKDKPQLHTIKQKGQ